The following proteins come from a genomic window of Thermodesulfobacteriota bacterium:
- a CDS encoding CoA-binding protein: MDDIEKIGRILKENHVIAVVGLSANWHRPSFFAAKYLQDHGYRIIPVNPTYEEILGEKCYPSLLDITEPVDVVQIFRKPEDVPPIVEQAVKIGAKVVWMQLGVINEKAAKIAEDAGLVVVMNRCMKIEHARLFGGLNFVGVNRGIISSKRPKWLPF, from the coding sequence ATGGATGATATAGAGAAAATAGGGCGCATCTTAAAAGAAAATCATGTCATTGCAGTCGTGGGATTGTCGGCAAACTGGCATCGTCCGAGTTTTTTTGCTGCAAAGTATCTTCAGGATCATGGTTACAGGATTATCCCTGTTAATCCCACCTACGAGGAAATCCTGGGAGAGAAATGCTATCCGAGCCTTCTTGACATAACTGAGCCCGTTGATGTAGTGCAGATTTTCAGGAAGCCAGAAGATGTACCTCCGATTGTGGAACAGGCTGTAAAAATTGGGGCAAAGGTTGTTTGGATGCAACTTGGTGTTATAAATGAGAAAGCGGCAAAAATAGCAGAAGACGCCGGACTTGTTGTAGTGATGAATCGATGTATGAAGATCGAGCACGCGCGTCTATTCGGTGGACTCAATTTTGTTGGTGTAAATAGAGGTATTATATCTTCCAAGAGACCGAAGTGGTTACCTTTTTAA